DNA from Aquaspirillum sp. LM1:
GTTCAGACCCACGCGCCGCTCGGCGGATTTTTTGCTCAGTGCCTGCTCCCAGCTGTGATCACGGTTGCGGCTGATGGCCACCCCTGGCTTCAGGCTGGCCAGCACGGCGGGGTCGTTGGGCGTCACCTGCCAGCGCCCGCCTTCGTCATCCTCGCCCAGCCATTGCACCGTATTGGCCTGCAGGCCAATCACCTCACGTTTTTTCATGAAGTTCAGCCCATCGCCATTGGCCAGCGCCTCGCGGCTGACCAGCTCGAAGCTGTCCTTGCCCACCCGACTGACCTGGCCCAGCGCCAGGCCAACGTATTTGGGCGAATCAAACGCGCCAATATCGTCTTTGCGGCCAGTGGCAAAGTAATCGGTGCTGCCCCGGTGAAAGGTTTTGTCCGGATCTGGGGTAAAACCGATATGGCACACCCCGCTGGACGCGCGCGCCAGCTCAGGCCGGCGGGTCAGAATCTCGTCCAGCAGCAGGCGGTAATGGGCGGTGATGTTCTTCACATAGTCCATATCCTTGTAGCGGCCTTCGATCTTGAACGAACGCACCCCGGCGTCGATCAAGGCTTCCAGGTTGTCGCTCTGGTTATTGTCCTTCATCGACAGCAAATGCTTGTCGTAGGCCACCACCCGGCCCTGCTCGTCGGCCAGCGTATACGGCAGACGACAGGCTTGCGAACAGTCGCCGCGATTGGCGCTGCGCCCGGTTTCGGCGTGGCTGATGTAGCACTGCCCGGAAAACGCCACACACAGCGCGCCGTGGATGAAATATTCAATCGTCGCCGCCCCACCCACCCGCTCGGCCACCTTGCGGATGTCCGGCAACGACAACTCGCGTGCCAGCACCAGCTGCGACAGCCCGGCGTCGGCCAAAAAACGCGCCTTGTCGGCGCTGCGGATGTCGCACTGAGTCGAGGCGTGTAGCTGAATGGGCGGAATGTCCAGCTCCAGAATGCCCATATCCTGCACAATCAGCGCATCCACCCCGGCATCGTAAAACTGGTGAATCAGCTGCCGCGCCGGCTCCAGCTCGGCGTCGTGCAGAATGGTATTCAGCGTGACAAAAATCCGCGCGTGGTAGCGGTGGGCAAATTCCACCAGCGCGGCAATCTCGCTGACCGAATTGCCGGCATTGTGCCGCGCGCCAAACCCTGGCCCGCCGATATACACCGCATCCGCCCCGTGCAGGATGGCCTCGCGGCCAATATCAGCCGTTTTGGCCGGGGACAGCAGTTCAAGTTGATGCGGCAACAGACTCATGGGGCAACCTGGAAAATAAAAAGAGAAGAAACAGAATTATAGCGAATCCGCGCACACCGCCCGCACACATCCCCGCAGCCAGCGATGCGCCGCATCGCCTTCCATCCGGGGGTGCCACAACAAGGACACGGTGATCCCCGGCACGGCAAATGGCAGGGCAAAGCTGTGCATGCCCACGCGCAGCGCACGGGTGTGGCGTTCTGGCACGCTGGCAATCAGCTCACTGGCGCGGGCCAGCGCCAGGGCAGTGGCAAAACCGCTGACCAGCGTGGCAATCTGCCGCTCCATCCCCAGCGCGAGCAAGGCCCGGTCAATCGGCCCGTGCGCCACCCCGCGCCGGGAGGTGGCAATATGCCGGCCCTGGCAGTAAGCCGCAGCAGTACCCAGACAGTCCGCCAGCGGATGACCGGCGCGAACCACGCCGATAAAGCGGTCGCGAAACAGCGCCTGCACGCGCAGTTCTGGTGCAGTGTCTGCGCCGATCACGCCGGTTTCCAGATCGGCCATGCCATCACGCAGCGGCGCGCTGTCCTTGTCGGTTTTTTGCACAAAACACAAGCGCACGCCAGGGGCCTGCGCGCCAACATGGGCCAGTAGCGCCGGGCCAAAGTTATCCACAAAGCCATCGCTGACGCGCAAGGTGAAGGTGCGCGTCAGCTCGCCCAGCGCCAGCGCAGCAGCCGGACGCAGCACGCTGTGAGCCTCCTGCACCAGCTGACTCACTGGCCCGCGCAAGGCCAGCGCCCGGGGCGTGGGTATCAGCCCGCGTCCGGCGCGCACCAGCAGCGGGTCGCCGGTCACCTTGCGCAGCCGCGCCAGCGCCCGGCTCATCGCCGACGGGCTCAGCTGCAAACGCCGCGCCGCGCCCGCCACGCTGCCTTCGGCCAGCAGGGCATCCAGGGTGATCAGCAAGTTCAGGTCAGGCGGGTTCATCCCCACACCCTAGCACACCCATACCTGGCGTGGCGTGCAGGTATACCGTGCAATCCGTGCGTCTTCCGCCGGCCTGGCGTGCCGCCTAGACTGCCTGAGCCCCCTCCCACTCGAAAAACCCCCACGCCAGGAGTTGAACATGACACCGCCGACAGCCCTTCTTGCCACCGCCCCTCCGCCCCCCGCCTCTCCCTCCCGACAGCGCTGGGGGCTGGTCAGCCTGTCGTTGTCGATGCTGCTGGCGGCGCTGGGAACCAGCATGGTCAATGTGGGGCTGCCGGCGCTGGCACAGGTGCTGCACGCCTCGTTTCAGCAAGTGCAATGGGTGACGCTGGCCTACCTGCTGACCCTGACCGCGCTGAGCGTCAGCGCGGGCCGGTTGGGTGACCTGCTGGGCCGGCGCACCCTGCTGCTGGGTGGCATTGCCGTGTTCACCCTGGCGTCGGCGCTGTGCGCAGTCGCCCCCAGTCTCGGCTGGCTGATTGCGGCGCGGGCGCTGCAAGGGCTGGGCGCGGCCAGCATGATGGCACTGACTCTGGCCAGTGTGGGCGAGCTGGCCGGTGCCAGCGAAACAGGCCGTGCCATGGGTCTGCTGGGCAGCCTGTCTGCCGTGGGCTCGGCGCTGGGCCCGTTGCTGGGCGGAGCCTTGATTGCCGGGTTTGGCTGGCCGGCCATGTTCTGGCTGACCGTGCCGCTGGGCGCACTGGCCTGGGGCCTGGCTTACCGCACCCTGCCGGCCAATGCCCCACGCCAGCCGCTGGCCGGCCAGTTCGACAGCCTGGGGGCGCTGCTGCTGGCGTTGGCACTGGTGGCCTACGCGCAGGCCACCACGCTGGGCCAGGGCCAGCTGGACCGGCGCAATCTGGCCTGGCTGTTGGCCGCGCTGCTCAGCGCCGGCCTATTTGTCCGCCGGCAAGGCCGGGTGGCCTCGCCACTGATCCGGCTGCCCCTGCTGCGTGATCCCGCCCTGCGCAGCGGGCTGCTTGGCAGTGTGCTGGTGTCCACGGTGATGATGGCCACCCTGGTGGTGGGGCCGTTTTATCTGGCGCACGGCCTGGGCCTGCCGCCGCTGCAGCTTGGTCTGGTGGTGGCGGTTGGCCCGCTGCTAGCCGCGCTGACCAGTGCGCCAGCAGGCCGTCTGGTAGACCGCTTTGGCTCGCGGCGCATGGCGCTGCTGGGGCTGGCCAGCCTGCTGATGGGCGCAGGCGGTTTGTCGCTGCTGCCGCTGGCCGCCGGCGTGGCCGCCTACTTGGCCCCGATGGGGCTGATGACCGCCGGCTACGCGCTGTTTCAAACCGCCAACAACACCAGCGTGATGCAACGCGTCACCGCAGCGCAACGCGGCGTAATGGCCGGCATGCTTAATGTGGCACGCAATCTGGGCCTGATGAGCGGCGCATCGCTGATGGGCGCGGTGTTTGCCTGGGGCACCGGGACAAGCGACCTCACCCACGCGCACCCCGACGCGGTGGCAGCAGGCCTGCACGTTACCTTTGGGCTGGCGACGCTGGGCCTGGCAGGCATGCTGGCGATGGCGGGGCGCAGGTAGGCAGAACACGCGGGGAATGCGCAGGCCCCATCGGAAAGCCCGCCCCAACGGGCGGTGTAACCTTCTGCGTGGCGATGTCTCATGGCAAGCCATCGTAGAAGGCAAAAAAACCCAGTATCAGTACACGCCAAAAAACGATACAACACACTGTTTTAAAACAGTATCAGCATGCTACTTCGCCTTGACGCCCCCAACAGACAAAACATCGTTTATTACCTTAAAACATACTATACTCACCGCTCCGCCATAGCCGGAGCTCAGCCCCATGGACACCCCCGACGACTACGACAGCCCGTGGAAAGACGCCGTCGAGCATTACTTTCCCGAGTTCATCGACTTTTACTTTCCCCACGCCAGCCAGCAAATAAACTGGGCGCGTGGTCATGAGTTTCTCGATCAGGAACTGCGCGCCGTGGTGCAGGATGCTGAACTGGGCAAGCGCTTTGTCGATAAACTGGCCAAGGTGGCCCTGCAAGACGGCAGCGAGCGCTGGGTGTATGTGCACCTGGAAGTGCAAGGCAGCGCCCAAGCGGAATTTGCCGAGCGGATGTTTGTCTACAACTACCGCTTGTATGATCGTTACCGCCAGCCGGTGGCCAGCCTGGCGCTGCTGGCCGACACCACCCCAAACTGGCGGCCAGACCGTTTTGCCTTTGCCGTGCTGGGCTGCAAGCACGAGTTATGCTTTCCCGTGGCAAAACTGCTGGACTACACCCAAGACCAAGCTGGTTTGTACAGCAATCCGAACCCGTTCGCCCTGGTCACCCTGGCCCATTTGCTGACCCAGGCCACCCGGCAAGACATGAACGCCCGCTTTGCCGCCAAGTGGAAGCTGGTGCAGTTGTTATACCAGCGTGGCTGGGACAAACAGCGGGTGATTGATTTATTCAGCGTGCTGGACTGGATGATGCGCCTGCCGGAGCACCTGAAACAGTCGCTGTGGCACAATATCGAAGTGCTTGAGGAGCAAGAAAAAATGCGTTACGTGACTTCTGTTGAGCAGATTGGGATTGAGAAGGGGATGCAGCAAGGAATGTTGCAGGGCTTGATGCAGGGCCGTCTGGAAGGCGAGCAAAGCGGCATCGCCAAGGGCGAAGCCTACGCCCTGCGTCGTCTGCTGGAAAAACGCTTCGGCCCACTGTCGGAAGACGTGCTCGCCCGCCTGCAAGCCGCCAGCATTGATGAGTTGGAGTTATGGCTGGATCGGGCGCTGGATGCGGACAGCCTGGCCGGGGTGTTTGCCCAGTAATGCTGTTGTGCGCGGGCGGTGGTTCAGCCACCCGATTGCGTATTTCTCCGAATAGCTTATGCCCGTATCCTGTCCTATGCTGAGCGCGTCACCACTGCCCGAAAGCCCCGCATGGACACCCCCGACGACTACGACAGCCCGTGGAAAGACGCCGTTGAGCATTACTTTCCCGAGTTCATCGCCTTTTACTTTCCCCACGCCAGCCAGCAAATAAACTGGGCGCGTGGTCATGAGTTTCTCGATCAGGAACTGCGCGCCGTGGTGCAGGATGCTGAGCTGGGCAAGCGCTTTGTCGATAAACTGGCCAAGGTGGCCCTGCAAGACGGCAGCGAGCGCTGGGTATACGTGCATCTGGAAGTGCAGGGCAGCGCCCAGGCGGAATTTGCCGAGCGGATGTTTGTCTACCATTACCGGCTGTACGACCGCTATCGGCAACCCATCGCCAGCCTGGCCTTGCTGGCCGATGGCACACCCAGTTGGCGGCCAGGCCAGTTTGGCTATCAGGCGCTGGGCTGTTCGATTGTGCTGAATTTTCCCACGGCCAAGCTGCTGGATTACGGGCAAGATCAGGACGCGCTGTACAGCAACCCCAACCCCTTTGCCCTGGTCACCCTGGCCCACCTGCTGACCCAGGCCACCCGGCAAGACATGAACGCCCGCTTTGCCGCCAAGTGGAAGCTGGTGCAGTTGTTATACCAGCGTGGCTGGGACAAACAGCGGGTGATTGATCTGTTCAGCGTACTGGACTGGATGATGCGTCTGCCAGAGCAGCTGAAACGGTCGCTGTGGCACAATATCGAAGTGCTTGAGGAGCAAGAGAAAATGCGTTACGTGACTTCTGTGGAGCAGATTGGGATTGAGAAGGGCTTATTGCAAGGCTTGCTGCAGGGCCGTCTGGAGGGCGAGCAAAGCGGCATCGCCAAGGGCGAAGCCTACGCCCTGCGCCGCCTACTGGAAAAACGCTTTGGCCCGCTGTCTGAAGACGTGCTCGCCCGCCTGCAAACCGCCAGCATTGATGAGCTGGAGCTGTGGCTGGATCGGGCGCTGGATGCGGACAGCCTGGCCGGGGTGTTTAGCCAGTAATGCTGTTGTGCGCGGGCGGCGGTTCAGCCGCCTGGTTGCGTATTTCTCCGAATAGCTTATGCCCGTATCCTGTCCTATGCTGAGCGCGTCACCACTGCCCGAAAGCCCCGCATGGACACCCCCGACGACTACGACAGCCCGTGGAAAGACGCCGTTGAGCGTTACTTTCCCGAGTTCATCGCCTTTTACTTTCCCCACGCCAGCCAGCAAATAAACTGGGCGCGCGGCCATGAATTTCTCGATCAGGAACTGCGCGCCGTGGTGCAGGATGCTGAATTGGGCAAGCGCTTTGTCGATAAACTGGCCAAGGTGGCCCTGCAAGATGGCAGCGAGCGCTGGGTATACGTACACCTGGAAGTGCAGAGCAGCGCCCAGGCAGAATTTGCCGAGCGGATGTTTGTCTACAACTACCGCTTGTATGATCGTTACCGCCAGCCGGTGGCCAGTTTGGCAGTGTTAGCCGACACCACCGCCAATTGGCGGCCAAACCATTTTGGATTTGCGGTTTTGGGCTGCGAACACGAACTGCGCTTTCCGGCGGTGAAGCTGCTGGACTACGCAGCCGATCAAGACCAGCTCTATCACAACCCCAACCCATTCGCCCTGGTCACCCTGGCCCATTTACTCACCCAAGCCACCCGGCAAGACATGAACGCCCGCTTCGCCGCCAAGTGGAAGCTGGTGCAGTTGTTATACCAGCGTGGCTGGGACAAACAGCGGGTGATTGATCTGTTCAGCGTGATGGACTGGATGATGCGTCTGCCAGAACAGCTGAAACGGTCGCTGTGGCACAATATCGAAGTGCTTGAGGAGCAAGAGAAAATGCGTTACGTGACTTCTGTTGAGCAACTGTATAGTGAAAAATGGATGCAGCAGGGCCTGCTGCAAGGCCGTCTGGAAGGTGAGCAAACCGGCGAGGCAAAAGCACTACGCCGTCTGCTGCAAAAGCGCTTCGGCCCACTGCCCGAAGACCGCCTCGCCCGTCTGCAAACCGCCAGCGTGGATGAGCTGGAACACTGGCTGGATCGCGCGCTGGACGCCGACAGTCTGGCTGAGGTGTTCAGCCAGTAAGCCAGCAGGCGCCCAGCCGCTGGCGGGCGCCGACTCACTTCACCCGATGAATCGCACACAGCTTGTTGCCATCCGGGTCACGCACATAGCCCAGATACAACGGCCCCAAACTGCCCTGACGCGGGCCGGGTGGCGCTTCAATCGACTGGCCGCCATGCGCCACCGCCACATCGTGAAACGCCTGCACCTGCTCGGGCGAATGGCACTTGAAGCCAATCGTGCCGCCATTGGCAAACGTGGCCGGCTCGCCATTGATCGGCTCGCTCACACAAAACATGCTGCCATCGTGCAGATAAAACAGTCGGGTATGGCCCGACGGTGCCTGATTGCGCACCGGCTCACCCGCGCCTAGCACGGCAAGCACCGCGTCGTAAAACTGCTTGGCGTGTTCGATATTGTTGGTTCCGACCATGACGTGGCTGAGCATGAAGTGCCTCCAATAACACATGCGGGAAAAATATGGGGGTTAAGGTAGCACATCTTGCCTGGCCGCTCACGCTGGATTTTGTATGCCGCTAGCTGCTTGTTGCGCCAATAGCCAAGCGCCGATCATGGTCGGGGAAATGGGAGCGATCTCTGATTATTGTGCGATGGCTAACGTTCGAGTTTAGCGGCCTGCGCGGCTTTTTACGCAGGTCCGCTCGAACGCAGAGTTAGAACTGTGGCGGTTGAGGAGTGGTAAGAAGGTAATTCTCAACTGACAGCTTGGCCTTCGATGAAACGGAGCCGCCTCTTATCGTCTGCCACGATATCTCGTGAAAATCTAAGATATCAGTGTCGATGAAATACAGATTGCCTACGTCATAGAGAGCGCCGACATGCTGGATGAAGCCAAGGGCATAGCGAGCCGTTGGGCTCGAACCAACAACATGCTTTACGATGAGATCCTTGTACCGGCC
Protein-coding regions in this window:
- a CDS encoding VOC family protein encodes the protein MLSHVMVGTNNIEHAKQFYDAVLAVLGAGEPVRNQAPSGHTRLFYLHDGSMFCVSEPINGEPATFANGGTIGFKCHSPEQVQAFHDVAVAHGGQSIEAPPGPRQGSLGPLYLGYVRDPDGNKLCAIHRVK
- a CDS encoding U32 family peptidase — translated: MSLLPHQLELLSPAKTADIGREAILHGADAVYIGGPGFGARHNAGNSVSEIAALVEFAHRYHARIFVTLNTILHDAELEPARQLIHQFYDAGVDALIVQDMGILELDIPPIQLHASTQCDIRSADKARFLADAGLSQLVLARELSLPDIRKVAERVGGAATIEYFIHGALCVAFSGQCYISHAETGRSANRGDCSQACRLPYTLADEQGRVVAYDKHLLSMKDNNQSDNLEALIDAGVRSFKIEGRYKDMDYVKNITAHYRLLLDEILTRRPELARASSGVCHIGFTPDPDKTFHRGSTDYFATGRKDDIGAFDSPKYVGLALGQVSRVGKDSFELVSREALANGDGLNFMKKREVIGLQANTVQWLGEDDEGGRWQVTPNDPAVLASLKPGVAISRNRDHSWEQALSKKSAERRVGLNLVLADCTDGLVLTLTDEDGLSVSREIALTLEAARDGDKALASLREHLGKLGNTLFVARDIQLQLRQPWFIPASVLNGLRRDAVAALEALRVSSWPRPPRKTPIEPPALYPDSSLSYLANVYNHLARQFYTRHGVSLIDAAYEAHEEPGEVSLMITKHCLRFSFNLCPKQAKGVQGVMGQVRADPMVLKNGNETYTLKFECRPCEMHVMGKMKKTVFQSPPPVAEMAPLVFHPRRS
- a CDS encoding LysR family transcriptional regulator, whose amino-acid sequence is MNPPDLNLLITLDALLAEGSVAGAARRLQLSPSAMSRALARLRKVTGDPLLVRAGRGLIPTPRALALRGPVSQLVQEAHSVLRPAAALALGELTRTFTLRVSDGFVDNFGPALLAHVGAQAPGVRLCFVQKTDKDSAPLRDGMADLETGVIGADTAPELRVQALFRDRFIGVVRAGHPLADCLGTAAAYCQGRHIATSRRGVAHGPIDRALLALGMERQIATLVSGFATALALARASELIASVPERHTRALRVGMHSFALPFAVPGITVSLLWHPRMEGDAAHRWLRGCVRAVCADSL
- a CDS encoding DUF4351 domain-containing protein — encoded protein: MDTPDDYDSPWKDAVERYFPEFIAFYFPHASQQINWARGHEFLDQELRAVVQDAELGKRFVDKLAKVALQDGSERWVYVHLEVQSSAQAEFAERMFVYNYRLYDRYRQPVASLAVLADTTANWRPNHFGFAVLGCEHELRFPAVKLLDYAADQDQLYHNPNPFALVTLAHLLTQATRQDMNARFAAKWKLVQLLYQRGWDKQRVIDLFSVMDWMMRLPEQLKRSLWHNIEVLEEQEKMRYVTSVEQLYSEKWMQQGLLQGRLEGEQTGEAKALRRLLQKRFGPLPEDRLARLQTASVDELEHWLDRALDADSLAEVFSQ
- a CDS encoding MFS transporter, with the protein product MTPPTALLATAPPPPASPSRQRWGLVSLSLSMLLAALGTSMVNVGLPALAQVLHASFQQVQWVTLAYLLTLTALSVSAGRLGDLLGRRTLLLGGIAVFTLASALCAVAPSLGWLIAARALQGLGAASMMALTLASVGELAGASETGRAMGLLGSLSAVGSALGPLLGGALIAGFGWPAMFWLTVPLGALAWGLAYRTLPANAPRQPLAGQFDSLGALLLALALVAYAQATTLGQGQLDRRNLAWLLAALLSAGLFVRRQGRVASPLIRLPLLRDPALRSGLLGSVLVSTVMMATLVVGPFYLAHGLGLPPLQLGLVVAVGPLLAALTSAPAGRLVDRFGSRRMALLGLASLLMGAGGLSLLPLAAGVAAYLAPMGLMTAGYALFQTANNTSVMQRVTAAQRGVMAGMLNVARNLGLMSGASLMGAVFAWGTGTSDLTHAHPDAVAAGLHVTFGLATLGLAGMLAMAGRR
- a CDS encoding DUF4351 domain-containing protein; this encodes MDTPDDYDSPWKDAVEHYFPEFIAFYFPHASQQINWARGHEFLDQELRAVVQDAELGKRFVDKLAKVALQDGSERWVYVHLEVQGSAQAEFAERMFVYHYRLYDRYRQPIASLALLADGTPSWRPGQFGYQALGCSIVLNFPTAKLLDYGQDQDALYSNPNPFALVTLAHLLTQATRQDMNARFAAKWKLVQLLYQRGWDKQRVIDLFSVLDWMMRLPEQLKRSLWHNIEVLEEQEKMRYVTSVEQIGIEKGLLQGLLQGRLEGEQSGIAKGEAYALRRLLEKRFGPLSEDVLARLQTASIDELELWLDRALDADSLAGVFSQ
- a CDS encoding DUF4351 domain-containing protein is translated as MDTPDDYDSPWKDAVEHYFPEFIDFYFPHASQQINWARGHEFLDQELRAVVQDAELGKRFVDKLAKVALQDGSERWVYVHLEVQGSAQAEFAERMFVYNYRLYDRYRQPVASLALLADTTPNWRPDRFAFAVLGCKHELCFPVAKLLDYTQDQAGLYSNPNPFALVTLAHLLTQATRQDMNARFAAKWKLVQLLYQRGWDKQRVIDLFSVLDWMMRLPEHLKQSLWHNIEVLEEQEKMRYVTSVEQIGIEKGMQQGMLQGLMQGRLEGEQSGIAKGEAYALRRLLEKRFGPLSEDVLARLQAASIDELELWLDRALDADSLAGVFAQ